One Pectobacterium polaris DNA window includes the following coding sequences:
- a CDS encoding NADPH-dependent F420 reductase, translating into MFASRHPEELRSMAEALGPRASVGTPKEAASFGDVILVALPYSALPGIGRDLQEELRGKIVLDASNPTAFRDGDLMRAASRDGVGATSARLLPGVRLVRAFSAVNATAIDASANGRRTTLAIPIASDDTEALDVAAQLVRDAGSAPVITGNLASSRVFEDGTPIDEADTDEATLRKMLNLPAR; encoded by the coding sequence ATGTTCGCCAGTCGCCATCCAGAAGAGTTGCGCTCCATGGCGGAAGCCCTTGGTCCACGGGCTTCAGTCGGTACGCCAAAAGAGGCTGCAAGCTTCGGAGACGTCATCCTGGTTGCTCTGCCTTACTCGGCGCTGCCGGGTATTGGTCGGGATTTGCAGGAAGAGCTCCGCGGTAAAATTGTGCTCGATGCGAGTAACCCAACGGCGTTCCGCGATGGGGATTTGATGAGGGCGGCGAGTCGGGATGGGGTGGGGGCGACTTCTGCACGGCTGCTTCCCGGTGTACGTTTAGTTCGTGCTTTCAGTGCGGTGAATGCGACGGCAATTGATGCTTCGGCAAACGGTCGCCGCACGACGCTCGCGATCCCGATTGCGAGTGATGATACCGAAGCACTGGATGTTGCCGCACAACTGGTACGCGATGCGGGAAGTGCTCCGGTCATCACGGGTAATCTGGCATCTTCACGCGTCTTTGAAGATGGCACGCCTATCGATGAGGCAGACACGGATGAAGCGACGCTGCGCAAGATGTTGAATTTACCTGCACGCTAA
- a CDS encoding LysR family transcriptional regulator, with the protein MNDILAFLAVAKEQSFTRAATRLGVSPSALSHTIRNLEERLGVRLLTRTTRNVAPTEAGERLMTSVGPLFDQIGAEIEKIGELRDKPAGTIKITCSDDAAEQILRAALPAFFEEYPDINVEISIDYGFTNIVEQRFDAGIRMGESVSRDMIAVRLGPDWRLSVIGSPAYFKKNPVPIHPHDLTTHKCINIRHSFGGSLYAWEFEKEGRSMAVRVNGQLTANSNIHILNGALDGIGLAYIPDFMAQPYIEDGRLIEVLTDWCPYFSGFHLYYPNRRNASPAFSAFVAAIRYKGKK; encoded by the coding sequence ATGAATGACATCCTGGCCTTCCTTGCAGTCGCAAAAGAACAAAGTTTTACCCGTGCTGCTACCCGGCTCGGCGTCAGCCCTTCAGCACTCAGCCATACCATCCGTAATCTGGAAGAGAGGCTTGGGGTACGTTTACTGACCCGCACCACCCGTAATGTGGCCCCGACTGAAGCAGGGGAACGGCTAATGACATCCGTAGGGCCGCTCTTTGACCAAATCGGGGCGGAAATAGAGAAAATTGGCGAACTGAGAGATAAGCCAGCAGGAACGATTAAAATCACCTGTTCTGATGATGCTGCCGAACAAATTCTACGTGCGGCGCTGCCCGCTTTTTTTGAAGAATATCCTGATATCAATGTGGAAATCAGCATTGATTATGGCTTCACAAATATTGTCGAGCAGCGTTTTGATGCGGGGATTCGAATGGGGGAATCCGTCAGCAGGGATATGATTGCAGTAAGGCTGGGCCCAGACTGGCGACTGTCCGTTATCGGTTCACCCGCCTATTTCAAAAAGAACCCTGTCCCCATTCACCCTCACGATTTAACCACGCACAAATGCATCAATATACGCCATTCGTTTGGCGGCAGTCTTTATGCCTGGGAGTTTGAAAAAGAGGGGCGAAGTATGGCCGTCCGGGTAAACGGGCAACTGACCGCTAACAGCAATATTCATATCCTGAACGGTGCGCTTGATGGGATCGGCCTTGCCTATATTCCCGATTTTATGGCTCAGCCTTACATTGAAGATGGCCGCCTCATTGAAGTCCTGACAGACTGGTGCCCTTATTTTTCTGGATTCCATCTCTACTATCCCAATCGGCGCAATGCTTCCCCTGCATTCTCAGCCTTTGTGGCTGCGATAAGATACAAGGGAAAGAAATAA
- a CDS encoding AraC family transcriptional regulator — MSEKPEIMRCDDLAEIISRYLADEGDIDTGIAELSLFRRNIPEQPSFCMVEPSIILVVQGTKQIIAGGDTYRYDPSRFLLTSLDLPATSQAITASPDVPCLGLMLKLDMQMISEIIRINGDLITKRSQTPKGIETGLVTPPLLDSFRRLLALLDEPEAIPVLAPLLKKEIHYRLIKSDQAQRLCEIASIESHGYRIAKAIDWMKLNYTSAIKIDELAAKAQMSRPSFHHHFKQLTSMSPIQYQKWLRLNEAKRLMLNERLDAATTSYRVGYESPSQFSREYNRLFGSPPKKDINSLKGK; from the coding sequence ATGTCAGAGAAACCCGAAATAATGCGATGCGATGATCTTGCAGAGATCATCAGTAGATATCTGGCCGACGAAGGCGATATCGACACTGGCATCGCGGAACTGTCCTTGTTTCGCCGTAATATCCCTGAACAGCCGTCATTCTGTATGGTAGAACCGAGCATCATACTTGTCGTGCAGGGGACGAAGCAGATTATTGCGGGCGGCGATACCTACCGGTATGACCCTTCGCGCTTCCTTCTGACATCGCTGGATCTTCCCGCCACCTCACAGGCAATAACGGCGAGCCCAGACGTCCCTTGTCTTGGCCTGATGCTCAAACTGGATATGCAGATGATTTCTGAAATTATCCGGATTAATGGCGATCTCATCACCAAAAGAAGTCAGACGCCTAAAGGGATCGAAACGGGCCTGGTAACGCCTCCCCTCCTTGATTCATTCCGCCGCCTGCTTGCGCTGCTTGACGAACCAGAGGCGATTCCTGTTCTCGCCCCTTTGCTGAAAAAGGAAATTCATTACCGGCTGATTAAAAGCGATCAGGCGCAAAGGCTGTGTGAAATAGCGTCTATTGAATCGCATGGGTATCGCATCGCTAAAGCCATTGACTGGATGAAACTGAATTATACCAGCGCAATAAAAATCGATGAGCTTGCCGCCAAAGCCCAGATGAGCCGACCCAGCTTTCACCACCACTTTAAGCAACTGACCTCGATGAGCCCCATTCAGTACCAGAAATGGCTCAGGCTTAATGAAGCGAAGCGTTTGATGTTAAATGAGCGCCTTGATGCGGCCACCACATCCTACCGTGTCGGTTACGAAAGTCCGTCTCAGTTCAGCCGTGAGTACAATCGGTTATTTGGCTCACCCCCCAAAAAGGACATTAATAGCCTCAAGGGTAAATAA
- a CDS encoding YdgH/BhsA/McbA-like domain containing protein — MFKKMILTALFILPFSGSVLAAQEVSTVNHNENHTLIRVAGGSSVDDVTQLLQEKAERLGAKSFKVVSISGNDFLTGTAKIYK; from the coding sequence ATGTTTAAGAAAATGATTCTGACTGCACTTTTCATCCTGCCTTTCTCTGGCAGCGTTCTGGCTGCACAGGAAGTGTCTACTGTGAACCATAATGAAAATCATACGCTTATCCGCGTGGCGGGTGGATCATCGGTTGATGATGTAACGCAATTACTACAGGAAAAAGCGGAAAGACTGGGAGCGAAGTCATTTAAAGTCGTCTCTATCAGCGGTAATGACTTTCTCACCGGTACTGCAAAGATTTATAAATAA
- a CDS encoding MFS transporter gives MNALNKTTASGEPTHHPVWGAVFSMALGVVVLIASEFMPVSLLTPIAQDLAISQGQAGQAISVSGFFAVITSLLNTPLTGHLDRKKVLIGFTFLLTLSGLIVTFASNGVMFMSGRALLGVAIGGFWSMSTATVMRLVPTHAVAKGLALINGGNALAATIAAPLGSFLGQYIGWRGSFFIVVPLAVIAFIWQWRSIPSMPGNKDKNVSVNPFRLLRIPQVSLGMTGIMFFFMGQFAVFTYLRPFLEEITQISVTQLSLLLLALGGFGLIGTWFIGHLLQRRLFAYLIAIPLFMAVIAGLLIEMGTSFMAVGILLALWGLIATPMPVVWGLWLSKALPHDAEAGGGLMVAVIQAAITLGAGLGGVLFDSVGWWSPFAFGLILLLGSAYFAWLTKNNSVKMNISVVEYK, from the coding sequence ATGAATGCATTAAATAAGACAACAGCATCAGGAGAGCCAACTCATCACCCAGTATGGGGGGCGGTGTTTTCAATGGCACTGGGCGTGGTTGTACTTATCGCCTCTGAATTTATGCCCGTCAGCCTCCTCACGCCGATCGCTCAGGATCTGGCGATTAGCCAAGGACAGGCGGGTCAGGCTATTTCCGTTTCCGGATTCTTTGCCGTTATCACGAGCCTGCTGAATACCCCGTTGACCGGTCATCTGGATCGTAAAAAAGTGCTGATCGGCTTTACCTTCCTTCTTACCCTCTCAGGTTTGATTGTCACGTTTGCGTCGAATGGCGTGATGTTTATGTCGGGACGAGCGTTGCTGGGCGTGGCAATTGGGGGATTCTGGTCGATGTCCACGGCGACGGTAATGCGCCTTGTTCCCACGCATGCTGTGGCAAAGGGGCTCGCGTTGATTAACGGCGGAAATGCCTTGGCTGCGACGATAGCGGCACCGCTCGGAAGTTTCCTCGGTCAGTACATTGGCTGGCGTGGGTCGTTTTTCATTGTCGTTCCTCTGGCCGTAATCGCGTTTATCTGGCAGTGGCGCAGTATTCCCTCTATGCCGGGTAATAAAGATAAGAACGTATCGGTTAACCCCTTTCGCCTTCTGCGTATTCCACAGGTGTCGCTGGGCATGACGGGCATTATGTTCTTCTTTATGGGGCAGTTTGCGGTGTTCACCTATCTTCGACCGTTTCTGGAGGAGATTACGCAGATTTCTGTCACACAGTTATCGTTGCTGTTATTGGCACTTGGTGGATTTGGGCTGATTGGCACCTGGTTTATTGGGCATTTACTGCAACGTCGACTCTTTGCGTATCTGATTGCCATCCCGTTGTTCATGGCCGTTATTGCTGGGCTGCTGATCGAAATGGGAACCTCATTTATGGCTGTCGGCATCCTCCTTGCGCTGTGGGGATTGATTGCCACACCGATGCCTGTCGTCTGGGGGCTGTGGTTGAGTAAGGCACTCCCTCATGATGCCGAGGCTGGCGGTGGCCTGATGGTGGCCGTGATTCAGGCTGCCATCACATTAGGTGCCGGTCTGGGAGGTGTGCTTTTCGATTCGGTAGGGTGGTGGAGCCCTTTCGCATTCGGCCTGATTTTATTGCTTGGCTCGGCTTATTTTGCGTGGCTGACGAAAAATAACAGCGTGAAAATGAATATATCAGTCGTTGAATATAAATAA
- a CDS encoding dihydrofolate reductase family protein, protein MHTRMRPKIICHMISSVDGRLQVERWTAPAKGTDRNIVSSTYETVASRLEAQGWVVGRKSMEPMAKGKRGIAYPAATDMRHTFIGHRNGRSIAVAIDPHGKLHYGKSHRGDEHFVAVLGNNVSDSYLSELREEGVSYLFAGDDGADLHQAMETLNKDFGIETLLLEGGGITNGTFLKAGLIDELSLLIYPGIDGLASAPSIFHYLGEEGEKPAKGVSLRLLSSEILDEGIVWLRYAFERE, encoded by the coding sequence ATGCACACCCGTATGAGACCTAAAATTATTTGCCATATGATCAGTTCAGTCGATGGCCGATTACAGGTCGAGCGATGGACAGCACCCGCAAAAGGGACAGATCGTAATATTGTCAGCTCAACCTATGAAACTGTCGCCTCTCGTTTGGAGGCGCAAGGATGGGTGGTTGGCCGCAAGAGTATGGAGCCGATGGCAAAAGGGAAACGCGGAATAGCTTACCCGGCTGCAACGGATATGCGCCATACGTTCATTGGTCACCGCAATGGCCGCAGTATCGCCGTTGCCATCGACCCACACGGCAAGCTGCATTACGGTAAATCACATCGTGGTGATGAGCATTTCGTCGCAGTGCTCGGCAATAATGTCTCTGATTCTTATCTATCTGAGCTACGTGAAGAAGGTGTTTCCTATCTTTTTGCTGGAGATGATGGGGCGGATCTCCATCAGGCAATGGAAACGCTGAATAAAGATTTCGGCATTGAGACCCTCCTGCTTGAAGGCGGTGGAATAACCAATGGTACTTTCCTTAAAGCAGGACTGATTGATGAACTGAGTCTGCTTATTTATCCGGGGATTGATGGATTGGCGAGTGCACCAAGTATTTTTCACTACCTTGGTGAAGAAGGTGAAAAGCCAGCAAAAGGCGTTTCTTTACGTCTACTGTCCAGTGAAATACTGGATGAGGGCATCGTATGGCTTCGTTATGCATTCGAAAGGGAATAA
- a CDS encoding MBL fold metallo-hydrolase, with amino-acid sequence MMVIKKRKLISVIILLLLIITTSVFFFLRTPVFGEQPEGTRLERIEKSANYVNGEFRNQINTPMFSEGNNFLTVNISYLFAKTSRLVPETPLPVVKTDLKNLNRNTDTVIWLGHSSYFIQLDGKRMLVDPVFSERASPVALGGTAFTGTTLYSVEDMPDIDYLLITHDHYDHLDYPTISQLKSKVDRVITGLGVGQDFVRWGYSEAKIYELDWNDAFNTQSELTFYSIPARHYSGRALTANKTLWTGYVIESGSKRILLSGDSGYGPHYQDIAARFKHFDLVALDMGQYDPLWPYIHMTPEEASRVALELNAKSLLPAHVGRFALASHPWDDPFKRITAVSKGKNYQLLTPKIGEPIELDNTQQKFGAWWEGIN; translated from the coding sequence ATGATGGTTATTAAAAAAAGAAAGTTAATTTCCGTAATTATTCTGTTACTTCTGATCATTACGACATCGGTGTTCTTCTTCCTCAGAACGCCGGTTTTTGGTGAGCAACCCGAAGGTACTCGCCTTGAGCGAATTGAAAAATCAGCTAATTATGTTAATGGTGAGTTTAGAAATCAGATCAATACGCCGATGTTTTCAGAAGGAAATAATTTCCTTACCGTTAATATTAGCTATCTGTTTGCCAAAACATCTCGGCTTGTTCCAGAAACACCGTTGCCCGTTGTGAAAACGGATCTGAAAAATCTCAATAGAAATACGGACACGGTCATCTGGTTGGGGCATTCGTCTTATTTCATTCAGTTAGACGGCAAGCGTATGTTGGTGGATCCGGTCTTCAGTGAGCGGGCCTCTCCGGTTGCATTGGGTGGTACGGCATTCACAGGAACGACGCTCTACAGTGTCGAGGATATGCCGGATATTGATTATCTGCTCATTACGCATGACCACTATGATCACCTCGATTACCCAACGATCAGCCAGCTTAAAAGCAAGGTAGACCGCGTGATTACTGGACTGGGCGTCGGCCAGGATTTTGTTCGTTGGGGATATTCAGAGGCAAAAATTTATGAGTTGGACTGGAATGATGCGTTCAACACTCAATCTGAACTGACATTTTATTCAATCCCGGCTCGTCACTATTCTGGTCGAGCGCTGACAGCCAATAAAACGCTTTGGACAGGGTATGTGATTGAATCCGGCAGCAAGCGCATTCTGTTAAGTGGCGATAGCGGATACGGTCCTCACTATCAGGACATCGCGGCTCGCTTTAAACACTTTGATCTGGTTGCTCTCGATATGGGGCAATATGATCCACTGTGGCCGTATATTCATATGACCCCAGAAGAAGCCTCGCGTGTTGCCCTCGAATTAAATGCGAAATCTCTGCTTCCTGCTCACGTCGGGCGCTTTGCGCTTGCAAGTCACCCTTGGGACGATCCCTTCAAGCGTATTACTGCGGTCAGCAAAGGAAAAAATTATCAGCTTCTGACGCCAAAAATTGGTGAGCCGATTGAGCTTGATAATACACAGCAGAAATTCGGTGCCTGGTGGGAAGGGATTAATTAA
- a CDS encoding quinone oxidoreductase family protein, translating into MKAICIHQTGGPDVLTPENMSLGKLGAGEILVRNRAVGVNFTDIYSRSGVFPPASFPFVPGKEAAGEIVDVGAGVTGFKPGDRIAYVETLGAYAEMSIVPEHFVVHLPDSVSYVTAAASMLKGLTAHFLSHRAFKVKPGQTVMIHAVAGGVGSILSQWVKQLGATVIGTVGTAEKAAIARRNGCDHVINYNEENFVERVKDITGGKGCDVVYDGVGQATFPGSLDCLRPFGYFVSYGMASGAIPPFDIRILAEKGSLYATWPGLTQYLHEREDVITMSRALFEVMASGGVKIEPPLELPLESAEEAHRQLESRSATRTMVLIP; encoded by the coding sequence ATGAAAGCGATATGCATACATCAAACTGGCGGCCCCGACGTTCTTACTCCAGAGAATATGAGTTTGGGTAAACTGGGGGCTGGCGAAATTCTCGTCAGAAATAGGGCGGTGGGGGTCAATTTTACGGATATTTATTCCCGAAGCGGCGTATTCCCGCCAGCCTCATTCCCTTTTGTACCAGGAAAAGAGGCAGCAGGTGAAATCGTTGACGTCGGTGCTGGCGTGACCGGCTTTAAACCCGGCGACCGCATTGCCTATGTAGAAACTCTCGGTGCCTACGCAGAGATGAGCATCGTTCCTGAGCATTTTGTCGTTCATCTGCCTGATTCAGTGAGTTATGTCACGGCGGCGGCGTCGATGCTCAAAGGGCTGACCGCCCACTTTTTGAGCCACAGAGCGTTCAAGGTGAAACCGGGGCAGACCGTTATGATTCATGCTGTAGCGGGTGGCGTGGGCTCCATACTGAGCCAGTGGGTTAAACAGCTCGGCGCTACCGTCATCGGCACGGTGGGCACGGCTGAAAAAGCCGCTATCGCCCGACGTAACGGATGCGACCACGTTATCAATTATAACGAAGAGAATTTTGTCGAGAGAGTGAAGGATATTACCGGCGGTAAAGGTTGTGATGTCGTCTACGACGGCGTAGGCCAGGCAACCTTCCCCGGTTCTCTTGACTGCCTGCGCCCGTTTGGATACTTCGTTAGCTACGGAATGGCATCTGGCGCGATTCCCCCTTTTGATATCCGCATTCTGGCTGAAAAAGGGTCACTTTATGCCACATGGCCGGGGCTAACTCAGTACCTACATGAGCGTGAGGATGTGATTACCATGAGCCGCGCGCTGTTTGAGGTAATGGCATCCGGCGGCGTTAAAATCGAGCCCCCGTTGGAACTGCCACTGGAAAGCGCAGAAGAAGCGCACCGCCAGCTTGAATCTCGTTCTGCCACACGAACCATGGTACTCATTCCGTAA
- a CDS encoding TetR/AcrR family transcriptional regulator — MQNSFTPKNVATERPAKGRPRAFDREKALEKATHLFWHKGFSATSMSDLTAAMGIGSPSLYAAFGSKEELYAEAVRYYAEHYGPRVWAGFDSAQTARDAVQAYLMDSAAALTGANGSDDPPGCMLVLSAVGEEGNSTLGAIVRDARAQALKKLETRFKQAVSEGELDAALNVNGLARYVLAIQGGMVLQSRDGTSRSELENIVQYALSGWDAQTTKG; from the coding sequence ATGCAGAATTCATTTACTCCTAAAAACGTAGCAACGGAACGTCCTGCCAAAGGGCGACCACGGGCGTTCGATCGCGAAAAAGCGCTGGAAAAAGCGACACACCTTTTCTGGCACAAGGGCTTTTCTGCCACCTCCATGTCCGATCTCACTGCCGCAATGGGGATCGGATCGCCCAGCCTGTATGCCGCGTTTGGGTCGAAAGAGGAGCTGTACGCCGAAGCAGTTCGCTATTACGCCGAACACTACGGTCCGCGCGTTTGGGCGGGTTTCGATAGCGCCCAGACGGCCCGTGATGCCGTTCAGGCCTACCTGATGGATTCCGCTGCAGCGCTTACCGGGGCAAACGGTTCAGACGACCCTCCCGGCTGTATGTTGGTGCTGTCCGCCGTCGGCGAAGAGGGAAATTCTACCCTTGGCGCTATCGTGCGGGACGCGCGCGCACAGGCGCTGAAAAAGCTAGAAACACGCTTTAAGCAAGCGGTGTCCGAGGGAGAATTGGACGCCGCGCTGAATGTTAACGGGCTGGCGCGCTATGTTCTCGCGATACAGGGCGGAATGGTGCTGCAATCACGCGATGGCACCAGCCGCTCGGAGCTTGAGAATATCGTTCAATACGCCCTGTCAGGATGGGATGCGCAGACCACGAAAGGTTGA
- a CDS encoding 3-oxoacyl-ACP reductase family protein, translating into MTELAGKKALVTGASRGIGAAIALELAEKGADVAITYQNSEARALEVVRAIEAKGRRAFAIKADSADAEAVVRSVNEAADALGGLDILVNNAGIARGGMLSQLSLADIDDTLNVNVRAVLLASQAAIPHLGQGGRIISIGSSVAERVPMPGMSVYAMSKSALLSFTRGLARELGPNGITVNLVHPGSTDTDMNPADGEYSEAQRSSIALGHYGKPEDIAAAVAFLASPAARQITGTGITVDGGSNA; encoded by the coding sequence ATGACCGAACTTGCAGGTAAAAAAGCGCTGGTGACTGGCGCATCTCGCGGCATTGGTGCGGCCATTGCGCTTGAACTGGCGGAGAAAGGCGCAGATGTGGCGATCACCTACCAGAACTCTGAGGCACGGGCATTGGAGGTAGTGCGGGCGATTGAAGCAAAAGGCCGTCGCGCCTTCGCGATAAAGGCCGACAGCGCGGACGCCGAAGCCGTTGTGCGTTCGGTGAATGAGGCAGCAGACGCGCTGGGCGGTCTGGATATTCTCGTCAATAACGCCGGGATTGCCCGCGGCGGCATGCTGTCGCAACTGAGCCTGGCGGATATTGACGACACGCTGAACGTGAATGTGCGTGCCGTGTTGCTGGCATCGCAAGCGGCCATCCCGCATTTAGGTCAGGGAGGTCGTATTATCTCGATAGGATCGAGTGTCGCCGAGCGTGTTCCGATGCCGGGAATGTCGGTCTACGCGATGTCTAAATCGGCGCTACTGTCTTTCACCCGCGGGCTGGCGCGTGAGCTGGGGCCGAATGGTATCACCGTGAATCTGGTGCATCCGGGGTCAACCGATACCGATATGAACCCGGCTGACGGTGAGTATTCCGAGGCGCAGCGTTCGTCGATCGCACTGGGTCATTATGGCAAGCCTGAAGACATTGCGGCAGCCGTCGCGTTTCTGGCGAGCCCGGCAGCCCGGCAGATTACGGGAACCGGGATCACGGTGGATGGCGGATCTAACGCTTAA
- a CDS encoding LysR family transcriptional regulator, which produces MKVTLEELQAFVVVIDTGSITAAAEQLGQTTSGISRALRRLEDKLGTTLLHRTTRRLSLSEEGMMFLEHARGVIHAVEHAEEQVLLRHEQPSGRLRINSGSAFMQHVIVPLVPEFRRRYPKIVLELNTDDFIIDLLEQHTDIAIRIGTLKDSTIHARPLGASKLRIVASPDYLEQHGTPVTVESLANHCCLGFTQSESLNHWPLRHELQDFYPITPTLSASNGEILRQLALRGEGIVRMSNFLIREDLAAGRLVPILTEETVDASLPVYAVYYRNSQLAARITCFLDFMSETLAENPL; this is translated from the coding sequence ATGAAAGTCACGCTTGAGGAACTTCAGGCTTTTGTGGTGGTGATCGACACCGGTTCGATCACGGCGGCAGCGGAGCAGCTTGGGCAAACCACGTCGGGTATCAGCCGGGCGCTGCGGCGTCTGGAGGACAAGCTGGGGACGACGTTGCTGCATCGTACTACGCGACGCCTCTCGCTGTCTGAAGAGGGCATGATGTTTCTTGAGCACGCCCGTGGCGTGATTCACGCCGTGGAACATGCTGAAGAACAGGTGCTGCTGCGCCACGAGCAACCGAGCGGACGACTGCGGATTAACTCAGGTTCGGCATTTATGCAGCATGTGATTGTGCCGCTGGTGCCGGAATTTCGCCGCCGCTATCCCAAGATCGTTCTTGAACTCAATACCGATGATTTCATTATTGATTTGCTTGAACAGCATACCGATATCGCCATTCGCATTGGCACGCTCAAAGACTCCACTATTCATGCCCGACCGCTCGGCGCAAGCAAGCTGCGAATCGTCGCCAGCCCTGACTACCTGGAACAGCATGGTACACCTGTGACGGTTGAGTCATTGGCCAATCATTGTTGTCTGGGGTTTACTCAGTCGGAGTCACTGAATCACTGGCCGCTGCGGCACGAGCTTCAGGATTTCTATCCCATCACGCCCACTCTGTCGGCATCAAACGGTGAGATATTGCGTCAGCTGGCGCTACGGGGCGAAGGGATTGTGCGCATGTCCAACTTCCTGATTCGGGAAGATTTAGCGGCGGGGCGACTGGTGCCGATCCTCACCGAAGAGACGGTGGACGCCAGTCTGCCGGTCTACGCAGTGTATTATCGCAATAGTCAGCTAGCGGCGCGCATTACCTGCTTTCTCGATTTCATGAGCGAGACGCTCGCGGAAAATCCGCTGTGA
- a CDS encoding NAD(P)H-dependent oxidoreductase gives MQNILLINAGKSFAHSKGELNQTLTDVAANFLRDKGHDVRVTIVDNGYDIEQEIQNYLWADTIIYQMPGWWMDTPWILKKYIDEVFTAGHGSLYASDGRSRSDASKKYGSGGLLQGRKYMLSLTWNAPLEAFNDPEQFFHGVGVDGVYLPFHKANQFIGLSLLPTFICNDVMKEPDVPTYLANYRQHLDEHVA, from the coding sequence ATGCAGAACATTTTGCTGATTAACGCAGGCAAATCATTCGCCCACTCCAAAGGTGAGTTGAACCAAACCCTTACCGATGTCGCCGCCAATTTTCTGCGCGATAAAGGCCACGACGTCCGCGTGACGATCGTGGACAACGGCTATGATATTGAACAGGAAATTCAGAACTACCTGTGGGCGGACACCATCATTTACCAGATGCCCGGATGGTGGATGGATACACCGTGGATCCTGAAGAAATACATCGATGAGGTGTTTACTGCTGGTCACGGTTCGCTTTATGCCAGCGATGGTCGTAGCCGTTCAGATGCCAGTAAGAAATACGGTTCTGGTGGATTGTTGCAGGGTCGGAAATACATGCTGTCTCTGACGTGGAATGCGCCGCTGGAAGCCTTCAACGATCCAGAACAGTTTTTCCACGGTGTGGGCGTGGACGGCGTGTATCTGCCGTTCCATAAAGCGAACCAGTTCATCGGGTTATCCCTACTGCCGACCTTCATCTGCAATGATGTGATGAAAGAACCGGACGTCCCGACTTATCTTGCAAATTACCGCCAGCATCTGGACGAACACGTTGCCTGA
- a CDS encoding ketose-bisphosphate aldolase, whose product MLISMTDILKPTREHRFAIGAFNVADSCFIRAVVEEAEATHTPAIISIHPSELEFVTDEFFAYVRERTLRSPVPFVIHLDHGASIAHVLRAIQCGFTSVMIDGSLLPYEENVALTTEVVKLAHAVGVSVEGELGTIGDTGTTIEGGVSKVIYTDPEQAEDFVNRTGVDTLAVAIGTAHGIYPKDLKPELQMHILRDISQRVSIPLVLHGGSANPDAEIAEAVTLGVGKINISSDMKFAYFQKAREILSRETWWDPNAIYPEPINAAKEVIRYKMALFGSIGKADLY is encoded by the coding sequence ATGTTGATTTCAATGACCGACATCCTTAAACCCACGCGTGAGCATCGTTTCGCTATCGGCGCCTTTAACGTGGCCGACAGCTGTTTTATCCGCGCCGTGGTGGAAGAAGCCGAAGCAACGCATACCCCGGCCATTATCTCTATCCACCCGAGCGAGCTGGAATTCGTGACCGATGAATTCTTCGCCTATGTGCGAGAAAGAACGCTGCGCAGCCCGGTGCCGTTTGTCATTCACCTCGATCATGGCGCATCGATCGCACACGTTCTGCGCGCTATTCAGTGCGGGTTTACCTCCGTGATGATCGACGGTTCGCTGCTGCCTTATGAAGAAAACGTGGCGCTCACGACCGAAGTGGTGAAGCTGGCGCATGCCGTTGGCGTTTCCGTGGAGGGGGAATTAGGTACGATTGGCGATACCGGCACCACGATAGAAGGCGGCGTCAGCAAAGTAATCTATACCGATCCCGAGCAGGCGGAAGATTTCGTCAACCGAACCGGCGTTGATACGTTAGCCGTCGCTATCGGCACCGCGCACGGCATCTATCCCAAAGACCTGAAGCCAGAGCTGCAAATGCATATCCTGCGGGATATCTCGCAGCGGGTTTCTATTCCGCTCGTCCTGCACGGCGGTTCCGCCAACCCAGACGCCGAAATTGCCGAAGCGGTGACGCTTGGCGTGGGCAAAATCAATATCTCCAGCGACATGAAATTCGCCTATTTCCAGAAAGCGCGGGAAATCCTCAGTCGTGAAACCTGGTGGGATCCTAATGCCATCTACCCGGAACCGATTAACGCGGCAAAAGAGGTGATTCGCTACAAAATGGCGCTCTTCGGCTCAATAGGAAAAGCCGATTTATATTGA